Within Montipora foliosa isolate CH-2021 chromosome 3, ASM3666993v2, whole genome shotgun sequence, the genomic segment gaatccttctaataagaacgttttgtttttcaagtgttgaaactggttttagCCACCTTAAAGAGGTTGATCAGTGTTCTTCATTGTGTTTTGGGTCCTGCTCAAAGCAAGGCTCCATGACGTTCATGTAATTCATTCTGGTCCCTGCACAGTGCATTCTGGTCAAAAGTGCGATGTATTATGGTTAATAGTTAGCAAAGCCAAAAACATCGGAATTGAGCTAGCATAAATTAGCCAATTAAATTCGTACTTAATTTTGTTCGTGTTTGTCGCTCGTTCCGCCACATTAAAATGCCGGTTTTGGAATTGAAAAGGAGCTTGGGGATGCTAGTTTcaatttcaattaaaaaaaaaaaaaaattgggtctGTCACAAGAGATTATATCAGAGGTTTCATTTAAAGCTTATAGGaggatttaaaagaaaatttagattatCAAAAACAATGGGCAAACTGCGGTGATTAACACATTACAACGCattttaacttgacgtttcgtaagtgcaacatacatcttcagaagtgacggttgaacaaacTATATATGTGCAAAACTTTTAGAGACACTAGTAACTAGATTAAGAAGTATGCTCTtaacaaataaatgtaatataaGAAGTGGTAATTAACTGTCTTCTTTAGTTGGTTCAGTAATAAAGCCacagtttctcactgccaacgttttcgtttACGTTAGTTTAAGATCATGTTTTAGTAAggttaacaaatcgaaagtggttgagcgttgtctgtactcttatcgacaacggtattcgtcatcacagtggtcaaaatgttgtggactcacgaggcgcagccgtgaccaaaatcatgaccaaagaaagagcaagcgttgtctataactttctcgcaatatgattggcttatttcccaaaatgagcgttcctgattggctattacactgcgtgacaaaatgacgcgagcatgacgcgtacagcgttgtctagactctcatcgacaacggcaaattagccaatcagattgcgagattacaggcaattgtggtaaatttttgttttgttttggagtTAATAATGATTGCTTGTATTTACGGCACCTTTATAGTAAGATATAAATTCTCGAAATGTTGGCATTTTCAAGAAATTTTCAGTGCGTTCCATAACACTCTAGTTTTCCTAGCGAATGATATCCTTCTTCATTAGGGCTTCCAGTGTCTCCGAATCTCAGCTGAATGACAGGTAAGTGAGACTTGTTGGTTAAAATACCGCTGTCTTTGCGCCATTCAAAATCGTTCTTATCGCAGTTGCAACGCTTGATGGGATCAGCACATGTTTCCGTTACTGAGCACGCGCAACCGGGAGTGGCTGAACTCGTTTCATCCCAATACATCATATTTTCTCCATCGCGGGATACCCACCAAGCGAAGGGGACTTGATCATTAGAGAAGCTACTGAGAATAGAATGCTTGCATTTGTATTCTACGGACTgttgacattccatggaatgttCGATCAACCCTTTGATTTGAGCGAGGCTAACGTTGTTGTAATTGATGTCTCGTTTGTAGCTTCCCTTTCGTTCAAAACCTTTGACCAAGGTTGTCTTTTCACTATCATGACTGACAGCTGTCACTCCAACCCCTTCCTTGTCAGTCATGTTACAGTAAACGCTAAATGGAGCCTGGCCTTGTTCCCCATCTGGATCTATGACGTAAAAACCACTGACGTCACATACAGTTTGTTTAATTATTGTACAAGTTTCGGGAAACTTTACGAAAACTGTCGTATTCCACTGAAGTGAATCTTTCGTCAAACAAGAAAACCATCCGGTGTGCTCCTCGACAAGATATGGAATAAACAATGTATTTGACGTTTCGACCGATGCTTCCGCGGGCAACGAGACTGAATCATTGAACATCCACGTCAAAACTGCACGTGGGTCATCGGGAATTGGACAGGAAAGTCTCAATCCTTGACCAACGTACAAATCCGCAAATTCAACGGGATCGGAAACAATAACCAGAGAACAAAACACCTTTAGCTCCACTGATGAAGCCAACGTCGTAAAGGCGTTACTTGCAGTGCATAAATAAGAGCCACTGTCTTCTACCTCGACAGTAGGTATGATCAGTGTGCCGTCACTGTCAACAGAGCTTGATGTTGGAAGATGTCCTCGAGATTTTGTCCAAGTAACCGTTGGGGTATCTTCGCCGGTTGCGTTACACAAGAAATTCACCCTGCTTCCTGTTTGAGTTATATTCATTTTGGGGCTAGCATCTACCCAGAGTGCGactgaaaataaaaaggaaaacaagtgaAAGTGAGCTGTGTGAATTTTTTTGATCTTTTAGAGTTAAGGCAGAAAGTGGGGTAAACTTGCCGTTTGTTAGTAAATAAATTGAGGAAAGGTGAAATAACCTATGGCAATAAACACAAACTCTCCACTTTAATGGTGATGGATTTATACACCCAGCACATTTCACATACAGTCTAATGGCGGTTTACGATTCTTTCTCTGGGGTGAGATCGGACTTCAGCATGTAAAGGCGCCTCTGGTAGCCGATAACAATCCAAATTTGATTTCACCCACCCAACTCACTTACGCATGTGAAAGGAGTACAGACCATAACCCGGGGGTCTCCTCCTACTC encodes:
- the LOC137995087 gene encoding contactin-associated protein like 5-3-like; amino-acid sequence: MLFLFLPWILFGRCHGSQQDCKEPLGMENGATTDKQVTASSSYHDRYNPARGRLHLKASLPDPLGGGAWVAKSNNMNQWFQIDVGIETVTVKMVATQGRDGVNQWVKMYKLQYSYGADGGSFQNYSKNGQTISQEFVANADSHSVVFNELNPPIRARLIRFQPTAWKNNISMRVELYGCQDLCRTFHLSQPIEGFALVGHVIRNLAVEVESLCRVNCYMEADCVSFNIGSLQDGKYACEMSDSDHHTHPQDLVSWEGWIYGATIQNFCSTNTCHPENTLTCHSGFSQRGFRCLCKAGYYGSDCEKVALWVDASPKMNITQTGSRVNFLCNATGEDTPTVTWTKSRGHLPTSSSVDSDGTLIIPTVEVEDSGSYLCTASNAFTTLASSVELKVFCSLVIVSDPVEFADLYVGQGLRLSCPIPDDPRAVLTWMFNDSVSLPAEASVETSNTLFIPYLVEEHTGWFSCLTKDSLQWNTTVFVKFPETCTIIKQTVCDVSGFYVIDPDGEQGQAPFSVYCNMTDKEGVGVTAVSHDSEKTTLVKGFERKGSYKRDINYNNVSLAQIKGLIEHSMECQQSVEYKCKHSILSSFSNDQVPFAWWVSRDGENMMYWDETSSATPGCACSVTETCADPIKRCNCDKNDFEWRKDSGILTNKSHLPVIQLRFGDTGSPNEEGYHSLGKLECYGTH